In one window of Juglans regia cultivar Chandler chromosome 3, Walnut 2.0, whole genome shotgun sequence DNA:
- the LOC109000261 gene encoding berberine bridge enzyme-like 18: MKPIGSSVLIPFVITLLFSILWATSAHTPEDFLQCLTLHAGNSTSSISQVIYTPANSSYSSVLEFSIQNPRFSTPATLKPLVIITPLHVSQIQATIKCSQKHGMQIRVRSGGHDFEGLSYVSYVPFVIIDLINLRSINVDVESGTAWVEAGATIGEVYYRIAEKSRNFGFPAGVCPTVGVGGHFSGGGYGTMLRKYGIAADNIVDAQIIDVKGRILDRESMGEDLFWAIRGGGGASFGVIVAWKIKLVHVPSTVTVFTVKRTLEQNATKLVHRWQYVADKLDEDLFILINSSAVNSSQEGRRTIQASFVSLYLGGIDNLLSLMQESFPELGLVREDCTEMSWIESTLYFAGFPSGESLDVLLSRTPRTRPTFFKAKSDYVMEPIPEVGLEGIWERYYEKEAEDAILVMVPYGGRMSEISESAIPFPHRVGNIYKILDDVFWEEEGTVASERHISWIRRLYSYMAAYVSKSPRAAYVNYRDLDIGTNSKEGNTSYRRASIWGTKYFKSNFNRLVHVKTMVDRTNFFRNEQSIPALSASW; encoded by the coding sequence atgaagccCATTGGCTCTTCAGTGCTTATTCCATTTGTTATTACACttcttttctcaattttatgGGCAACTTCGGCTCACACTCCTGAAGACTTCCTTCAATGCCTGACCCTTCATGCTGGAAACTCCACCTCCTCAATTTCTCAAGTCATTTACACCCCCGCCAATTCCTCATATTCATCTGTATTGGAATTCTCCATACAAAATCCTAGATTCTCAACACCTGCCACCCTGAAACCTCTAGTCATTATTACGCCATTGCATGTCTCCCAAATTCAAGCAACCATTAAGTGTTCCCAAAAACATGGCATGCAAATAAGAGTTAGAAGCGGTGGTCATGATTTTGAGGGCCTTTCTTATGTTTCTTATGTTCCATTTGTCATAATCGATCTGATAAATCTTCGTTCAATCAATGTTGATGTAGAAAGTGGCACTGCATGGGTTGAAGCCGGTGCCACTATCGGTGAAGTATACTACAGGATTGCCGAGAAAAGTAGAAACTTTGGCTTTCCGGCAGGAGTTTGCCCGACTGTGGGTGTTGGTGGACACTTCAGTGGGGGAGGGTACGGCACCATGTTGCGCAAATATGGCATTGCTGCAGATAATATTGTTGACGCCCAAATTATTGATGTTAAGGGCAGAATCCTTGACAGAGAATCCATGGGAGAAGATCTATTTTGGGCCATTCGAGGAGGTGGAGGGGCCAGCTTTGGAGTCATTGTTGCATGGAAAATCAAGCTGGTTCATGTTCCATCCACTGTGACTGTATTCACAGTTAAAAGGACCTTGGAACAAAATGCAACCAAGCTTGTTCATCGGTGGCAATATGTTGCAGACAAGCTTGATGAAGACCTATTCATTCTCATAAACTCAAGTGCTGTCAATTCTAGCCAAGAAGGGAGGAGAACAATACAAGCCTCATTTGTGTCCTTGTATCTCGGAGGGATAGATAATCTCCTTTCATTGATGCAAGAAAGCTTCCCTGAACTGGGTTTGGTAAGAGAAGATTGCACTGAAATGAGTTGGATTGAATCTACCCTCTACTTCGCCGGGTTTCCAAGTGGGGAATCCTTGGATGTACTGCTAAGCAGGACTCCTCGAACAAGaccaacttttttcaaagcaaaatctGACTACGTGATGGAACCTATTCCAGAAGTTGGCTTGGAAGGGATTTGGGAGAGATATTACGAAAAAGAGGCCGAGGACGCAATTTTGGTGATGGTTCCGTATGGGGGAAGAATGAGTGAAATCTCAGAATCTGCAATTCCTTTCCCACATAGAGTTGGTAACATCTACAAAATCCTAGACGACGTGTtttgggaagaagaaggaacTGTGGCATCCGAGAGGCATATAAGTTGGATCAGGAGGCTTTACAGTTACATGGCTGCCTATGTTTCAAAATCTCCAAGAGCTGCATACGTCAACTATAGGGACCTTGACATAGGAACAAATAGTAAGGAAGGCAACACAAGCTATAGACGGGCAAGTATATGGGGTACTAAATATTTCAAGAGCAACTTTAACAGGTTGGTTCATGTGAAGACCATGGTCGATCGCACTAATTTCTTCAGGAATGAACAAAGCATCCCAGCTCTTTCTGCATCGTGGTGA